The following nucleotide sequence is from Nocardioides daedukensis.
TCCCGGCCGCGGTTCGCACCGGTCTTCCTCGACGAGGGCTTCGTGAAGGCCGACTCCGAGTTCGCCGGCCGGGCCGTCCTGGCCTGGCGGGGCCTGGGCTTCCAGCTGATCGTCGGTGTGCCGCTGGACAAGGTGACCGGACTCGAGCCGCACATGGACGAGCTGCTCGCGATCACGAAGAACAGCCGTACCCACCAGTCCTGGATCACGCCGATCAGCAGTGCGCCTGTGGAGCCGAACGCAGACTAGCCAGGCGGTCGCGGATCAGCCGAGTGGCCGACGGGGGAGACGTGCCAGCTCAGCCCTGCTGAACCACGTTGAGCAACGGCAGGCCCGCGGCGAAGCGCGCCAGCTGTGCCTCGACGAGCCGATCGATCCGCGGCTGCATCGCAGAGCTGCCACCGGCTGCGTGCGGGGTGATCAGCACCGCGGGGCAACGCCACAACGGGT
It contains:
- a CDS encoding SbcC/MukB-like Walker B domain-containing protein, whose translation is HVEISAERFDHVTGELKATYRTLGEKSGGESQELVAFIVGSALRFRLGDEMRSRPRFAPVFLDEGFVKADSEFAGRAVLAWRGLGFQLIVGVPLDKVTGLEPHMDELLAITKNSRTHQSWITPISSAPVEPNAD